The following proteins are encoded in a genomic region of Cryptococcus neoformans var. neoformans JEC21 chromosome 2 sequence:
- a CDS encoding expressed protein — translation MSHPAADAPPPYPGTTDDAQYDLTPLPHTANRPRLPEDKRNPHLNNLPEDTKIVKFQTIVRENKEIVVGRIKVPTENANGTHHAFILRRYDTNAISLTTMYKVAFPSATEEEEKREMDWVKSSFDTRGTNGGRDSEVVRLAGQWVSRNLAIHIAPAYNLVQLVAALSRAVPDPNVAYRKSQRSQAAADELARTKAKQSQAPSSVPAISNVPVRKPQAAIPSMATEISSPASKRQRKDSVTEASGSATQTITEAQPSADTSETDDTRHITIEATTTITSPSGANVDMDAEIEQAKQLVKDLRQEIQLRNEAGDSLEDQGVAVADDVRGVKRGKHEDEAVVISGGAGGKDRVVRTNKRIPQTAGGDVGQRFGWGAFVFSIGLGASLTLFSQYASSLL, via the exons ATGTCACATCCTGCAGCAGACGCACCTCCCCCATACCCGGGCACCACGGACGACGCCCAATACGACCTCACGCCACTCCCTCACACAGCCAACCGCCCCAGGCTTCCAGAGGACAAGAGGAATCCCCACCTCAACAACC TCCCCGAAGATACAAAGATTGTCAAGTTTCAGACAATTGTTCGCGAGAACAAGGAGATTGTTGTCGGGAGGATCAAGGTTCCTACG GAAAATGCTAATGGAACTCACCATGCATTCATCCTTCGCCGCTATGACACCAATGCCATTTCTCTTACCACCATGTACAAGGTAGCCTTTCCAAGTGCCaccgaagaggaggagaagcgCGAGATGGACTGG GTTAAATCGTCTTTCGATACACGCGGTACCAATGGGGGTCGCGACAGTGAGGTCGTAAGACTTGCTGGCCAGTGGGTTTCGCGCAATCTTGCTATTCATATTGCTCCAGCCTATAACCTGGTCCAGCTCGTTGCG GCTTTGTCTCGCGCTGTTCCAGACCCTAATGTGGCGTATCGAAAATCTCAGCGGTCTCAAGCAGCCGCAGATGAGCTTGCGCGCACAAAGGCCAAACAATCTCAGGCTCCTTCGTCTGTTCCAGCAATCTCTAATGTCCCAGTCCGAAAACCACAAGCGGCTATCCCATCGATGGCGACTGAAATCTCGTCTCCCGCTTCCAAGCGTCAACGAAAGGACTCGGTGACCGAAGCATCCGGCAGCGCGACCCAAACGATTACTGAAGCTCAACCCTCTGCGGACACATCTGAAACTGATGACACCCGCCATATCACCATTGAGGCTACCACAACCATCACTTCTCCCTCTGGCGCCAATGTCGACATGGATGCTGAGATTGAGCAGGCTAAGCAACTCGTCAAGGACCTGAGACAGGAGATTCAACTTCGCAACGAAGCTGGTGATAGCCTCGAGGACCAGGGTGTGGCTGTAGCTGACGATGTTCGCGGTGTCAAGCGAGGCAAgcatgaggatgaggcggTCGTCATCTCTGGGGGTGCTGGTGGTAAGGATCGCGTTGTTCGCACGAACAAAAGGATTCCTCAGACTGCCGGTGGAGATGTCGGCCAGCGATTTGGCTGGGGCGCATTTGTATTCAGCATCGGGTTGGGTGCTTCGCTCAC TTTGTTCTCTCAATacgcttcttcccttctttaA
- a CDS encoding expressed protein produces MPFPPSMPVGQQPLAITPSSDVAQQAFGFNSTGNSFPRQNSFGMQSQGGPSRWDPASQSAQGIGQTNGNAGMVSGLSALMRSRGTDVELNSSPPGGTQSSLSSNPHAGFHPSSYGPNIGFTAFALGSSAQGAGSYLGTSNLGMSISPPNWGSLGSGSFVGSMGAFGTSLNREREGRERELEARYVKDFSCCGKRLNGLHELLEHYEEEHANMAPNVRIAALNAAQGVSNSPRNVGNPFSAIPPTPAPLVPQQSQTPQVAATSDAPQPPGMMDIEMEDSAVYSQPISMSQIQQQPQFGVRTPGLSGPPSGTNPWAAAFRPQLLATPPQCVPPSLLSYAPPTSGIAGAPSIPSSAPSPAPLTPEQQAAKAERKARKRAERAAKDEGSASETEGVAVAGEKRFPCPIEGCGKVYKQANGLKYHLTRSINSGHGTIPPGGLAALLGEKGGEVEG; encoded by the exons ATGCCCTTCCCGCCCTCTATGCCCGTGGGGCAGCAACCGCTTGCCATCACGCCGTCATCCGATGTCGCGCAGCAAGCTTTCGGGTTCAACTCCACTGGCAACTCGTTCCCAAGGCAGAATAGTTTCGGGATGCAGTCTCAAGGCGGGCCATCCAGGTGGGACCCCGCGAGTCAGTCGGCCCAAGGAATCGGTCAGACAAACGGCAATGCGGGCATGGTCAGTGGTCTAAGTGCGCTCATGCGATCTAGGGGAACGGATGTGGA ATTGaactcttctcctcctggTGGGACTCAGTCATCACTCTCATCGAACCCCCACGCTGGgtttcatccttcatcGTACGGGCCGAACATTGGGTTCACTGCGTTTGCACTGGGATCATCCGCACAAGGGGCTGGGTCATATCTTGGCACCAGTAACTTGGGCATGAGCATCTCGCCCCCGAATTGGGGTTCATTAGGTTCGGGAAGCTTCGTGGGTAGTATGGGCGCATTCGGCACGAGCCTGAATAGGGAGcgggaagggagagaaagggaacTGGAAGCGCGGTATGTGAAAGACTTTAGTTGCTGTGGAAAACGGTTAAATGGCTTGCATGAGCTGCTCGAACA CTACGAAGAAGAACACGCCAATATGGCACCAAATGTGCGGATAGCTGCGTTGAATGCGGCGCAAGGTGTCAGCAACTCCCCTCGAAATGTTGGAAATCCATTTTCTGCTATCCCGCCAACTCCTGCGCCTTTGGTTCCCCAGCAATCTCAAACGCCCCAAGTAGCGGCTACCAGCGATGCGCCACAACCGCCGGGTATGATGGATATTGAGATGGAAGACTCTGCTGTCTATTCACAGCCGATCAGCATGTCGCAGATACAGCAACAGCCGCAATTTGGAGTGCGGACTCCCGGATTGAGTGGACCACCATCCGGCACGAACCCGTGGGCGGCTGCCTTTCGGCCGCAGCTCTTGGCTACACCACCACAATGTGTCCCGCCAAGTCTGCTGTCATACGCTCCTCCTACGTCGGGTATAGCGGGTGCTCCATCTATCCCTTCGTCCGCTCCAAGTCCTGCGCCACTCACACCTGAGCAACAAGCAGCCAAAGCAGAGCGGAAAGCGCGAAAGAGAGCCGAGAGAGCGGCCAAGGATGAAGGATCAGCGAGTGAGACGGAAGGTGTGGCTGTTGCGGGAGAAAAAAGATTCCCTTGTCCTATCGAAGGATGCGGCAAAGTGTACAAGCAGGCCAATGGGCTCAAGTATCACTTGACAAGATCAATCAATTCCGGACATGGCACAATACCGCCTGGCGGTCTGGCAGCGTTACTAGGCGAAAAAGGTGGTGAAGTAGAGGGTTAG
- a CDS encoding Ser/Thr protein kinase, putative, with amino-acid sequence MSAVPQPAGSPDQRYSLKSPTTLQPGPSDRPHSLRRTASHASQASAQVPSPRPTARSSSKGQFTPRILSRRASAQTGTAGTEYPFKALSRTSSARDPPSHTPVSVHEEGWKSPATDSTPAEVIETQAVRVKRDHESGKWMINQYRVLSEIGSGTHGRVRLGQDMTTEIPAADDDGELHPPASPESSFYAIKIVDRNPKRKRLTGLGRHKGSSGGAKLLNENEIRKEIAIFKKVNHPNVVRMKEIIDDPESSKIYMILEWCQNGEIKWKDGEGLPALTVGETRKIFRDTLLGLEYLHHQGIIHRDIKPSNLLRSGDNTVKISDFGCSHFSEALRAAAAQPGPEGDAYVDDIELAKTAGSPAFFAPEMCYSGLDSEGPSGPPSHPSPNQEVPSFIIRPPSSVDTSADTSSSLMSLPRSSTTFPLKPTDSNDSAGSRRPLSFRSQSSSATIQRRERLPITNAIDVWALGVTLYCLLFGKTPFNAPNEYLLMQVIVSESYIVPPFMGKDRLPTGTGGLPAAEEAVECLDLLKRLLEKDAGKRITLEQAKQHGFTLHGLADSATWLAKTDPHTHTFVTVSNDEVAAVITKSVRFRDRFRKGIKTISQKLQLLGTGRTRSRSFGDGESTGTTNTEYSLTPAGSGSGTPRSNKLSALLPVSTPNKDVSPMNSPLPHTSIGRRFSLLNGRSPDYPISPQTTTPVAQMVSPGLSKNPSALDFKNEPAGRVTSNPGPIGLGSMIHRRLSSHLVPQAKPSIVPLLDETTHSPRPATSSVSLDKFKLSSEQQSISGSFRRRKSIEAEMEGRRRSHSNASSISSKLARLLRTGSQRSHPRVLEKESLAGSDTEDLAVEPSVGSSSPADALGRMSLDGSLPRQSLEHIETGSRSSSQGYIPSPDRPLPAGWESRFRTNAPRRGSNLSEEFTNRVAEEEIDWDGSISDEDDYDDTTSQSVAAPTPVAGMNPLWRRARNDNLGVDAQSSAPIVSAAPSLEPIPDGSPSAPTTLPARSPSKPTLPEINTGSSDPLYQTSSRTSSRLSPSPFRNNFAEKARSPFAGHHDDTRNSPRRKGLNWQTSAPGLVDNDEDEGLAISFGGKRGRKGSVQKPTMSEDK; translated from the exons ATGTCAGCAGTCCCCCAACCCGCTGGCAGCCCTGACCAGCGCTATTCCCTCAAATCTCCAACCACACTCCAGCCAGGCCCTTCAGACCGTCCCCACTCTCTACGCCGCACAGCATCTCATGCCTCTCAGGCATCAGCGCAGGTGCCCTCCCCCCGGCCCACGGCTCGCTCCTCGTCCAAGGGACAATTTACACCGAGGATACTGTCGAGAAGAGCATCGGCTCAAACCGGCACTGCCGGCACCGAATACCCCTTCAAAGCGTTGTCTAGAACCAGCTCCGCCAGAGACCCACCTTCACATACACCTGTATCAGTACACGAAGAAGGCTGGAAGAGTCCAGCCACAGATAGCACCCCAGCGGAAGT GATTGAGACTCAGGCTGTGAGAGTCAAGCGTGATCATGAGTCTGGAAAGTGGATGATAAACCAGTACAGA GTTCTGTCGGAAATCGGTTCGGGCACTCATGGGCGTGTTCGACTTGGGCAAGACATGACGACCGAGATACCTGCGGCTGATGACGACGGAGAGCTTCACCCGCCTGCGTCTCCAGAGAGTTCATTCTAC GCTATCAAAATTGTTGATCGGAACCCCAAAAGAAAACGTCTCACTGGTCTCGGTCGACACAAAGGGTCCTCGGGAGGGGCTAAGCTGCTGAACGAGAACGA AATCCGCAAGGAGATTGCAATATTCAAAAAGGTTAACCATCCTAATGTtgtgaggatgaaggagattaTCGATGACCCGGAGTCAAGCAAAATCTACATGATCCTCGAATGGTGTCAGAATGGAGAAATCaaatggaaggatggagaaggtcTTCCGGCCTTGACTGTAGGCGAGACTCGTAAGATCTTTCGAGATACGCTACTCGGGCTGGAATATT TGCATCATCAAGGCATAATTCATCGTGACATCAAACCGAGCAACCTCCTACGGTCTGGAGACAACACCGTCAAAATATCGGATTTTGGTTGCTCTCATTTCTCTGAAGCTCTGAGAGCAGCGGCAGCGCAACCAGGTCCTGAAGGCGACGCTTACGTTGATGACATTGAACTCGCAAAGACAGCTGGATCACCCGCCTTCTTTGCTCCTGAAATGTGCTATTCGGGCCTTGACTCAGAGGGCCCCTCCGGACCTCCCAGCCATCCAAGTCCAAATCAAGAGGTACCATCCTTTATTATCCGACCTCCCTCATCTGTCGATACTTCTGCGgacacttcttcaagccTAATGAGTTTACCGCGCTCATCCACTACTTTCCCTCTCAAACCCACTGATAGCAACGATTCGGCCGGCTCTCGTCGCCCTCTGTCTTTCAGATCACAATCCTCTTCGGCTACTATCCAGCGTCGTGAAAGGCTTCCTATAACCAACGCTATCGACGTGTGGGCACTTGGTGTCACTCTTTATTGTTTGCTGTTTGGCAAAACGCCCTTTAATGCACCTAACGAATATCTTTTGATGCAAGTCATCGTGTCGGAATCATATATCGTCCCCCCTTTCATGGGCAAAGATCGTCTCCCCACTGGAACAGGAGGGCTCCCTGcggcagaagaagcggtAGAATGTTTGGATCTGTTGAAAAGACTTTTGGAGAAAGATGCGGGAAAAAGGATCACACTTGAGCAAGCAAAG CAACATGGTTTCACTCTCCATGGATTAGCCGATTCTGCTACTTGGCTCGCCAAGACAGATCCGCACACTCACACATTCGTTACCGTTTCAAATGACGAAGTTGCGGCGGTTATTACCAAGTCTGTCCGTTTTCGCGATCGTTTCCGAAAGGGCATCAAGACGATCTCGCAGAAACTGCAGCTACTTGGAACCGGGCGCACGCGTAGCCGCagttttggagatggagaatcAACAGGAACTACTAATACGGAGTATTCATTGACGCCAGCAGGGTCTGGGTCCGGGACCCCAAGAAGCAATAAACTCAGTGCACTTCTCCCAGTCTCTACTCCGAATAAAGATGTGTCACCCATGAACagccctcttcctcatacAAGCATAGGACGCCGCTTTTCGCTTCTCAATGGCAGATCACCTGATTACCCCATTTCTCCCCAGACCACGACTCCGGTGGCTCAGATGGTCTCTCCAGGGCTGTCCAAGAACCCGTCTGCGCTCGATTTCAAAAACGAACCGGCTGGGCGAGTAACCAGCAACCCAGGGCCTATTGGGCTTGGATCCATGATCCATCGACGACTGTCTTCTCACCTCGTCCCACAAGCCAAACCTAGCATTGTGCCTTTATTGGACGAAACAACACATTCTCCTCGTCCAGCTACGTCGTCAGTGTCTCTAGACAAATTTAAACTCTCTTCAGAGCAGCAATCGATAAGTGGAAGCTTTCGTCGCCGGAAATCCATTGAggcggagatggaaggcCGACGCCGGTCTCATAGTAATGCGTCCAGTATCAGCAGCAAACTTGCCAGATTATTACGCACCGGAAGCCAACGGTCACATCCTCGTGTcttggagaaagaaagtCTTGCCGGGTCGGATACGGAAGATCTAGCTGTTGAGCCGTCTGTGGGGTCTTCATCGCCGGCGGATGCGCTGGGGCGGATGAGTCTCGATGgctctcttcctcgtcagaGCCTGGAACATATTGAAACAGGCTCACGTTCATCAAGTCAAGGATATATACCCAGCCCTGATCGTCCGTTACCTGCTGGCTGGGAGTCCAGATTCCGCACCAATGCACCTCGGCGTGGGTCCAACTTGAGTGAGGAATTCACTAATCGAgtggcagaagaagagattgacTGGGATGGGTCAATAtcagatgaagacgatTATGATGATACGACATCTCAGTCTGTCGCCGCACCAACGCCTGTAGCGGGCATGAATCCTCTCTGGCGAAGGGCACGCAATGACAATCTTGGTGTTGATGCTCAATCATCCGCGCCGATAGTATCTGCGGCGCCTTCTCTTGAGCCAATACCGGACGGTTCGCCCTCTGCGCCAACTACACTTCCTGCCCGCTCCCCATCGAAGCCTACTCTCCCCGAGATCAACACAGGTTCCTCTGACCCTTTATATCAAACCTCTTCACGAACGAGTTCACGACTTTcaccttcccctttccGCAACAACTTTGCCGAGAAAGCACGAAGCCCCTTTGCGGGACACCATGATGATACACGAAACagcccaagaagaaagggcTTGAATTGGCAGACGAGCGCACCGGGTCTGGTAGATAAtgacgaagacgagggCCTAGCGATTTCTTTTGGGGGTAAACGGGGCCGGAAAGGGTCAGTTCAGAAGCCTACGATGAGCGAAGACAAATGA
- a CDS encoding ribosomal protein, putative translates to MPKSKRSKLTTLSKTPVRSTKASKQALVNEIRENVDKYDYCWMFSVGDMRNDGLKEVRAQWRGTGRFFFGKGKVMAKALGETPETEYQDGLSQIAKRLKGQIGLFFTSHPVDETVEWFDSWHKPEYARMGAKSTMDITLPAGPLLTPFTEPPSGDPFPHSMEPQLRALGLTTSLVRGIPSLNNPHVLCVKGEKLSSEKCRILKLLAIQMADFRIHLGSRWSKESGFVEGKELDEGSEKEDEMEED, encoded by the exons ATGCCCAAATCGAAGCGTTCAAAGCTCACAACCCTCTCCAAGACCCCCGTCCGCTCCACCAAGGCGTCAAAGCAAGCCCTCGTAAACGAAATCAGAGAAAACGTAGACAAGTATGACTACTGCTGGATGTTCTCCGTGGGAGACATGAGAAACGACGGTCTCAAGGAAGTCAGGGCACAGTGGAGAGGTACCGGCaggttcttcttcggcaagggcaaggtcATGGCCAAGGCTTTGGGAGAGACTCCAGAGACAGAGTACCAGGACGGTCTCTCGCAGATCGCAAAG CGCCTCAAGGGTCAGATTGGCCTTTTCTTTACCTCTCATCCTGTTGATGAAACGGTCGAGTGGTTCGACTCCTGGCACAAGCCGGAGTATGCCAGGATGGGTGCCAAGTCGACCATGGACATCACTTTGCCTGCAG GACCCCTCCTTACTCCCTTTACCGAACCTCCTTCTGGAGATCCGTTCCCCCACTCCATGGAACCTCAACTTCGAGCTCTTGGTTTAACGACTTCTCTCGTTCGAGGTATCCCCTCCCTCAACAACCCCCATGTCCTTTGTGTAAAGGGCGAGAAGCTTTCAAGTGAAAAATGCCGTATTCTAAAACTTCTTGCAATTCAAATGGCC GACTTCCGGATACATCTCGGTTCGAGGTGGTCCAAGGAATCTGGCTTTGTGGAAGGCAAGGAGTTGGACGAAGGTTCTgaaaaggaggacgagatggaagaggattaA
- a CDS encoding mitochondrial 40s ribosomal protein, putative, translated as MGAKAQILRDIRKRLSAEQMEVQRRAFLYVARNTTLPATVRHKAQLGLNTLNGGEGRMGAVKNRCWETGRGRGVISKFGLCRFQFRTKALSGELPGVHKASW; from the exons ATGGGAGCCAAAGCACAAATCCTTAGAGATATCCGGAAGAGACTATCCGCAGAGCAAATGGAAGTCCAAAGACGAGCTTTCCTCTACGTCGCCCGTAATACAACATTGCCTGCCACTGTTCGCCACAAAGCGCAACTGGGCCTTAACACACTGAacggaggagaagggcgGATGGGAGCAGTGAAAAACAGATGTTGGGAGACAGGACGGGGAAGGG GTGTGATATCCAAGTTTGGTCTTTGTCGA TTCCAATTCCGAACAAAAGCTCTCAGTGGAGAACTTCCAGGTGTTCATAAAGCAAGCTGGTAG
- a CDS encoding lysophospholipase: protein MPLHNPIWEVIEPHLVRHNLYTVKDPTYGRYLLPHHPPHLELVNDPAVSHNYRRVFLRPFNSFRSYHEAYDTTQIIHAENISLIPEELDSGVKRGGRWVAYSTWEMHEPPEGGWEGGGRGKGKDLVLVHGLGDYGLRYAPHIKFFLKAGFRVIIPDLPSYGRSTGINSYLPSLLLLTAAVHVVLTDVVQNDLSQGREQRKVFLNGSSMGGWTVLYYLLKYPPTAQPEKVASQGQKPDIAPPEEGSGQGYDQLERSRRDEKVRIHVAGAFVLCPMIEVSKESRPNILLEYLGRGVNSFAGSLPLAKAVRGNVSDDPRVEEDFFADPLCYHGMLRVGTGLACLEGMTELQERAEEVNVPIRLVHGNKDRATSHKGTLRLFDRLPNEDKEIEIYDGYEHVMLKLGVDAMDDEKRQRVLADWRSWLVQRC from the exons ATGCCTCTTCACAATCCCATCTG GGAGGTCATCGAACCTCATCTTGTCCGCCACAATCTATACACCGTCAAAGATCCCA CCTACGGCCGCTATCTTCTCCCCCATCACCCGCCTCATCTTGAATTGGTTAATGATCCCGCCGTTTCCCATAACTATCGTCGAGTTTTTCTACGGCCATTCAACTCGTTCCGGTCGTATCATGAAGCCTATGACACAACGCAGATCATTCATGCCGAGAACATCTCACTCATTCCCGAAGAACTTGATTCTGGCGTCAAACGCGGGGGGAGATGGGTGGCGTATAGTACTTGGGAGATGCATGAGCCACCTGAGGGTGGCTGGGAAGGAGGCGGTAGGGGTAAAGGCAAAGATTTAGTGCTTGTTCATG GACTTGGCGATTATGGACTGCGATACGCGCCACACATAAAATTCTTTCTAAAAGCTGGATTTAGAGTCATCATTCCCGATCTGCCATCT TATGGTCGTTCCACTGG AATCAATTCgtatcttccttctctgctgctgctcacAGCTGCAGTACACGTGGTACTGACGGACGTTGTCCAAAATGACCTGAGTCAGGGTCGAGAACAGCGTAAAGTGTTTCTCAATGGGTC TTCGATGGGCGGCTGGACAGT TCTTTACTACCTCCTCAAATACCCTCCGACTGCGCAACCTGAAAAAGTTGCTTCTCAAGGGCAGAAACCGGATATTGCGCCGCCTGAGGAAGGGTCTGGTCAAGGCTACGATCAACTTGAGCGCTCGCGCCGCGACGAAAAGGTCAGGATACACGTGGCAGGCGCGTTTGTGCTGTGCCCAATGATAGAGG TATCAAAAGAGTCACGCCCAAatatccttctcgaatATTTGGGCCGCGGCGTGAACAGTTTTGCTGGAAGCTTGCCTCTTGCCAAGGCAGTTCGTGGCAACGTATCTGACGATCCAAGGGTCGAAGAAGACTTTTTCGCTGACC CATTATGCTACCACGGAATGCTCCGTGTCGGCACTGGTCTCGCGTGTCTGGAGGGCATGACCGAGTTGCAGGAACGAGCAGAAGAGGTTAATGTACCTATTCGGCTCGTGCACGGCAACAAGGATCGTGCTACATCACACAAGGGGACGCTTAGGCTGTTCGACCGACTCCCGAacgaggacaaggagattgagatATACGATGGGTATGAGCATG TGATGCTCAAACTTGGCGTTGACGCcatggatgatgaaaagcGGCAGCGTGTGCTTGCGGACTGGCGCTCCTGGCTGGTGCAGCGATGCTAG
- a CDS encoding alpha tubulin, putative, with amino-acid sequence MREVISVHVGQAGVQIGNACWELYTLEHGLSPDGRLMEGSPSANDDGFSTFFSETGSGKHVPRSLYVDLEPNVIDEVRTGTYRSLFHPETMITGKEDAANNYARGHYTIGKDLVDSVLEQIRRLADNCSGLQGFFVFHSFGGGTGSGFGALLMERLSIDYGKKSKLEFSVYPAPKMSTSVVEPYNSVLTTHTTLEHSDCSFMVDNEAIYDICRRNLGITSPSFTNLNRLIAQVVSSVTASLRFDGDLNVDLNEFQTNLVPYPRIHFPLATYAPVISAEKAFHESNSVYEMTMSCFESNNQMVKCDPRQGKYMACCMLYRGDVVPKDVNAAVANIRTKRTIQFVDWCPTGFKIGICNEPPALVPGGDLAKVSRSLCMLSNTTSIATAWARLDNKFDLLYSKRAFVHWYVGEGMEEGEFSEAREDLAALEKDYEEVGIDSIDAEEEEGEY; translated from the exons ATGCGTGAGGTTATCAGT GTCCACGTTGGTCAGGCCG GTGTCCAGATCGGTAACGCCTGTTGGGAGCTCTACACTCTCGAGCACGGCCTCAGC CCCGATGGTCGTCTCATGGAGGGGTCCCCTTCTGCCAACGACGACGGCTtttccaccttcttctccgagACTGGTTCCGGAAAGCACGTCCCCAGGTCGCTCTAT GTCGATCTCGAGCCCAATGTCATTGACGAGGTCCGAACTGGTACCTACCGAAGTCTCTTCCACCCCGAGACTATGATCACCGGCAAGGAGGACGCTGCTAACAACT ACGCCCGTGGTCACTACACCATTGGCAAGGACCTTGTCGACAGTGTCCTTGAGCAGATCCGTCGTCTTGCCGACAACTGTTCCGGTCTCCAAGgcttctttgtcttccactcctttggtggtggtacCGGTTCCGGTTTCGGTGCTCTTTTGATGGAGAGGTTGTCCATTGACTATGGCAAGAAGTCCAAGCTCGAGTTCTCCGTCTACCCCGCCCCCAAGATGTCTACCTCCGTCGTTGAGCCCTACAACTCGGTCCTCACTACGCACACTACTCTTGAGCACTCTGACTGCTCTTTTATGGTTGACAACGAGGC CATCTACGACATCTGTCGACGAAACTTGGGCATcacctctccctctttcaCCAATCTTAACCGATTGATTGCTCAGGTCGTTTCCTCCGTCACGGCTTCTCTCCGATTCGACGGTGACCTCAATGTCGATCTCAACGAGTTCCAAACCAACTTGGTCCC TTACCCTCGTATCCACTTCCCTCTTGCCACCTACGCTCCTGTCATCTCTGCTGAGAAGGCCTTCCACGAGTCCAACTCTGTCTACGAGATGACCATGTCTTGTTTCGAGTCCAACAACCAGATGGTTAAGTGCGATCCCCGACAGGGCAAGTATATGGCGTGCTGTATGCTTTACCGAGGCGATGTTGTCCCCAAGGACGTCAACGCTGCCGTCGCCAACATCCGAACTAAGAGGACTATCCAGTTTGTTGATTGGTGTCCTACCGGTTTCAAGATTGGTATCTGCAATGAGCCTCCTGCTCTCGTCCCCGGCGGCGACCTTGCCAAGGTCTCTCGATCACTCTGTATGCTTTCCAACACCACTTCCATCGCCACCGCTTGGGCCCGTCTCGACAACAAGTTTGACTTGCTCTACTCCAAGCGAGCGTTCGTCCACTGG TATGTCGGCGAGGGtatggaagaaggcgagtTCTCCGAGGCCCGAGAAGATTTGGCCGCCTTGGAGAAGGACTATGAGGAGGTTGGAATTGACTCCATCGAcgctgaggaggaggagggcgagtACTAG
- a CDS encoding endoplasmic reticulum protein, putative produces MTLPLQEILSTTWSAVQAAISVMLVLGYGYYARKLKILSRPGEENSSHVCVTLFLPCLLFSEIGPLSSWSNLKHYWIIIVYSLLFQFISWMAGLLGVAIFKLPKWIVPCMIFNNATSLPVLLLKSLGDNGTLDSLVGSGSVEAAMKRGRVYILINALVCNLTRFTFGPGMLDGKSINLIHPWSESEPYPEYSEAHPYNDVDHPSTESSPLLARAENDIRRAPKAAKTILRRLDGFMNPPMYGGAAAIVTGIIPFLHKWFYGDQGALSSFTRSIENLGNLYPALQMFVLGAHLRSKNGPRPPIFALCYLYAFRFLIMPAISSTIVWGVRRIIGSKIIQDPILDFVMIVSPVGPPALTLAAIVAMSDAGEDTTAVVTKTLVISYILTPLISITVTAAISIVKTLY; encoded by the exons ATGACCTTACCTTTACAAGAGATACTTTCCACGACATGGTCCGCTGTGCAGGCAGCCATCAGTGTCATGCTCGTCCTCGGATACGGATACTACGCACgcaagctcaagatccTTTCACGCCCAGGGGAAGAGAATAGCTCCCACGTCTGTGTCACCTTGTTCTTGCCAtgtcttttgttttcgGAGATTGGGCCCTTATCATCATGGTCCAATTTGAAGCATT ATTGGATCATCATCGTTTATTCACTCCTGTTTCAATTCATCTCATGGATGGCCGGATTATTAGGTGTAGCTATCTTCAAGCTGCCAAAATGGATTGT TCCGTGCATGATTTTCAATAAT GCAACCTCCTTGCCTGTTCTTTTACTCAAATCATTGGGAGACAATGGCACCCTTGACTCCTTGGTGGGTAGCGGGAGCGTTGAAGCAGCAATGAAAAGAGGGAGGGTTtacatcctcatcaatgCTTTGGTATGCAATTTGACTCGTTTTACTTTCGGTCCAG gCATGTTGGATGGGAAGTCCATTAATTTAATTCATCCTTGGTCCGAATCCGAACCGTATCCAGAGTACTCAGAGGCCCATCCATACAACGATGTCGATCACCCGAGCACAGAATCGTCCCCTTTGCTAGCAAGAGCGGAAAATGACATTAGAAGGGCTCCCAAAGCCGCCAAGACAATTCTCAGACGCTTGGATGGCTTCATGAACCCTCCGATGTATGGGGGTGCAGCGGCCATAGTGACGGGAATCATTCCCTTCCTACATAAATGGTTCTATGGCGATCAAGGAGCACTGTCATC ATTCACACGATCGATAGAAAACTTGGGCAATCTATACCCGGCACTGCAAATGTTTGTGCTGGGGGCGCATCTGAGATCGAAAAATGGTCCCCGGCCTCCCATTTTCGCTCTATGCTACCTTTACGCCTTTCGATTCCTCATCATGCCGGCTATCTCTTCTACTATCGTGTGGGGTGTACGTAGGATTATTGGCTCCAAGATCATCCAGGATCCCATACTG GATTTCGTGATGATTGTAAGCCCAGTGGGCCCCCCCGCGTTGACACTGGCAGCG ATAGTAGCAAT GTCTGATGCAGGAGAAGACACAACCGCTGTCGTCACCAAAACTTTGGTGATTTCCTACATTCTTACACCGTTAATCAGTATCACTGTGACAGCGGCGATCTCTATTGTCAAAACTTTGTATTGA